One stretch of Pseudomonas sp. NC02 DNA includes these proteins:
- a CDS encoding arginyltransferase has protein sequence MTELARLKFYATQPHSCSYLPDEQATTLFLDPSQPMDVHVYADLSEMGFRRSGDHLYRPHCQNCNACVPARIPVAQFLPDRNQKRILKRNADLTVTATKPGFSEEYFDLYQRYIEQRHADGDMFPPSRDQFSTFLVRDLPFSRFYEFRLEGRLVAVAVTDLLPNGLSAVYTFYEPAEERRSLGRFAILWQIGEALRLELEAVYLGYWIKNCKKMNYKTQYRPIELLINQRWVTLN, from the coding sequence ATGACCGAGCTGGCGCGTTTGAAGTTTTATGCCACTCAACCCCACTCATGCAGCTATCTGCCCGATGAGCAGGCCACCACGCTGTTCCTCGACCCCAGCCAGCCGATGGACGTGCATGTGTATGCCGATTTGTCGGAAATGGGCTTCCGGCGCAGCGGCGACCACCTTTACCGGCCGCACTGCCAGAACTGCAACGCCTGCGTACCGGCGCGCATCCCGGTGGCGCAGTTCCTGCCGGACCGCAACCAGAAACGCATCCTGAAGCGCAACGCCGACCTGACCGTTACCGCCACCAAACCCGGCTTCAGCGAAGAATATTTCGACCTTTACCAACGCTACATCGAACAGCGCCACGCCGACGGCGACATGTTCCCGCCCAGCCGCGACCAGTTTTCCACCTTCCTGGTGCGCGACCTGCCCTTCTCGCGCTTCTATGAGTTTCGGCTCGAGGGACGACTGGTGGCGGTCGCCGTGACTGACCTGCTGCCCAATGGCCTGTCGGCGGTCTACACCTTTTATGAGCCCGCCGAGGAACGGCGCAGCCTGGGACGCTTTGCGATCCTGTGGCAGATCGGTGAAGCCTTGCGCCTGGAATTGGAGGCGGTGTACCTCGGATACTGGATAAAAAACTGCAAAAAGATGAACTACAAGACCCAATATCGGCCCATTGAGCTGCTAATTAACCAAAGATGGGTCACGTTGAACTAG
- the infA gene encoding translation initiation factor IF-1, with amino-acid sequence MSKEDSFEMEGTVVDTLPNTMFRVELENGHVVTAHISGKMRKNYIRILTGDKVRVELTPYDLSKGRITYRAR; translated from the coding sequence ATGTCGAAAGAAGACAGCTTCGAAATGGAAGGCACTGTCGTCGACACCCTGCCCAACACCATGTTTCGTGTGGAGTTGGAAAATGGGCACGTCGTAACCGCGCATATCTCCGGCAAGATGCGCAAGAACTACATTCGTATTCTTACCGGTGACAAAGTGCGCGTCGAACTGACGCCCTATGACCTGAGCAAAGGGCGCATCACTTACCGCGCCCGTTAA
- the clpA gene encoding ATP-dependent Clp protease ATP-binding subunit ClpA, which translates to MLNRELEVTLNLAFKEARSKRHEFMTVEHLLLALLDNEAAATVLRACGANLDKLKHDLQEFIDSTTPLIPVHDEDRETQPTLGFQRVLQRAVFHVQSSGKREVTGANVLVAIFSEQESQAVFLLKQQSVARIDVVNYIAHGISKVPGHGDHSEGEQDMQDDEGGESSSSSNPLDAYASNLNELARQGRIDPLVGRELEVERVAQILARRRKNNPLLVGEAGVGKTAIAEGLAKRIVDNQVPDLLANSVVYSLDLGALLAGTKYRGDFEKRFKALLGELKKRPQAILFIDEIHTIIGAGAASGGVMDASNLLKPLLSSGDIRCIGSTTFQEFRGIFEKDRALARRFQKVDVSEPSVEDTIGILRGLKGRFEAHHGIEYTDEALRAAAELASRYINDRHMPDKAIDVIDEAGAYQRLQPVEKRVKRIDVPQVEDIVAKIARIPPKHVNTSDRELLRNLERDLKLTVFGQDAAIDSLSTAIKLSRAGLKSPDKPVGSFLFAGPTGVGKTEAARQLAKAMGIELVRFDMSEYMERHTVSRLIGAPPGYVGFDQGGLLTEAITKQPHCVLLLDEIEKAHPEVFNLLLQVMDHGTLTDNNGRKADFRNVIVIMTTNAGAETAARASIGFTHQDHSSDAMEVIKKSFTPEFRNRLDTIIQFGRLSHEVIKSVVDKFLTELQAQLEDKRVQLEVSDAARNWLAEGGYDAAMGARPMARLIQDKIKRPLAEEILFGELADHGGVVHIDLKDGELTFDFETTAEMA; encoded by the coding sequence ATGTTAAACCGCGAGCTCGAAGTCACCCTCAATCTTGCCTTCAAGGAGGCCCGTTCGAAGCGTCATGAATTCATGACCGTCGAACACCTGCTGCTGGCACTTTTGGATAACGAAGCTGCCGCCACCGTACTGCGTGCGTGTGGTGCCAATCTCGACAAACTCAAGCATGACCTGCAGGAGTTTATCGACTCCACCACGCCGTTGATCCCCGTTCATGACGAGGACCGCGAGACCCAGCCAACCCTGGGCTTCCAGCGGGTACTGCAGCGTGCCGTTTTCCACGTACAGAGCTCCGGCAAGCGCGAAGTCACAGGGGCCAATGTGCTCGTGGCGATCTTCAGCGAGCAGGAAAGCCAGGCTGTGTTCCTGCTCAAGCAGCAAAGCGTTGCCCGTATTGATGTCGTCAACTACATCGCCCATGGCATTTCCAAGGTGCCGGGGCATGGCGATCACTCGGAAGGTGAGCAGGATATGCAGGATGACGAGGGCGGTGAGTCTTCTTCTTCGAGCAACCCGCTGGACGCTTATGCCAGCAACCTCAACGAACTGGCGCGCCAGGGGCGGATCGATCCGCTGGTGGGGCGTGAGCTGGAAGTTGAGCGCGTGGCGCAGATCCTGGCGCGTCGCCGCAAGAACAACCCGTTGTTGGTCGGTGAGGCAGGCGTGGGTAAAACCGCGATTGCCGAAGGCCTGGCCAAACGCATTGTTGATAACCAGGTGCCCGACCTGCTGGCCAACAGCGTCGTCTACTCCCTTGACCTGGGCGCATTGCTCGCCGGGACCAAGTACCGTGGCGATTTCGAGAAGCGCTTCAAGGCGTTGCTCGGCGAGCTGAAAAAACGCCCGCAGGCGATCCTGTTCATTGACGAAATCCACACCATCATCGGTGCCGGTGCTGCTTCCGGTGGCGTGATGGATGCGTCGAACCTGCTCAAGCCGCTGCTGTCTTCGGGCGATATCCGTTGCATCGGTTCGACCACGTTCCAGGAATTCCGCGGGATCTTCGAAAAAGACCGTGCCCTGGCGCGCCGCTTCCAGAAAGTGGATGTGTCCGAGCCTTCGGTAGAAGACACCATTGGCATCCTGCGCGGGCTCAAGGGGCGCTTTGAAGCGCACCATGGCATCGAGTACACCGATGAGGCGCTGCGTGCAGCCGCCGAGCTGGCATCGCGCTACATCAATGACCGGCACATGCCGGACAAGGCCATCGACGTGATCGACGAGGCGGGTGCCTACCAGCGCCTGCAGCCGGTAGAGAAGCGTGTGAAACGCATCGACGTGCCTCAGGTCGAGGATATCGTGGCGAAGATCGCGCGGATTCCGCCAAAACACGTCAACACCTCCGATCGGGAGCTGCTGCGTAACCTGGAGCGCGACCTCAAGCTGACCGTGTTTGGTCAGGATGCAGCCATCGACTCGCTGTCCACCGCGATCAAGCTGTCCCGCGCTGGCCTCAAGTCGCCGGACAAGCCGGTCGGTTCGTTCCTGTTCGCCGGGCCTACCGGCGTCGGCAAGACCGAAGCGGCGCGGCAATTGGCCAAGGCCATGGGGATCGAGCTGGTGCGTTTCGACATGTCCGAGTACATGGAGCGTCACACCGTGTCGCGCCTGATCGGTGCGCCTCCGGGCTATGTCGGCTTCGACCAGGGCGGCCTGTTGACCGAGGCGATCACCAAGCAGCCACATTGCGTGCTGCTGCTCGATGAAATCGAGAAGGCGCACCCGGAAGTCTTCAACCTGCTGTTGCAGGTCATGGACCACGGCACCCTGACCGACAACAACGGGCGCAAGGCGGACTTCCGCAACGTGATCGTGATCATGACCACCAATGCCGGTGCCGAAACGGCCGCGCGGGCTTCCATTGGCTTTACTCATCAGGATCACTCTTCCGACGCCATGGAAGTGATCAAGAAGAGTTTCACGCCGGAATTCCGCAACCGCCTGGACACCATCATCCAGTTTGGTCGCCTCAGCCATGAGGTCATCAAAAGCGTGGTGGACAAGTTCCTCACCGAGCTCCAGGCGCAGTTGGAAGACAAGCGCGTGCAGCTGGAAGTCTCGGACGCGGCGCGCAACTGGCTGGCGGAAGGTGGCTACGACGCGGCAATGGGCGCTCGGCCAATGGCTCGCCTGATCCAGGACAAGATCAAGCGCCCACTGGCGGAAGAGATCCTGTTCGGCGAACTGGCAGACCATGGTGGCGTGGTGCATATCGATCTGAAGGACGGCGAGTTGACCTTCGACTTCGAAACCACGGCTGAAATGGCCTGA
- the clpS gene encoding ATP-dependent Clp protease adapter ClpS, producing the protein MHAISQIRLTFNQDRPDHQEDDDGSAGIAVQEAKPALQAPPMYKVVLFNDDYTPMDFVVEVLEVFFNLNRELATKVMLAVHTEGRAVCGVFTRDIAETKAMQVNQYARESQHPLLCEIEKDG; encoded by the coding sequence ATGCATGCAATCAGCCAGATTCGACTAACATTCAATCAGGATCGCCCGGATCATCAAGAAGACGACGACGGTTCTGCAGGCATTGCTGTCCAGGAGGCCAAGCCTGCTTTACAGGCGCCGCCGATGTACAAGGTGGTTTTGTTCAATGATGACTACACACCGATGGATTTCGTCGTCGAAGTACTCGAGGTGTTTTTTAACCTGAACCGCGAGTTGGCGACCAAGGTAATGCTGGCCGTTCACACAGAAGGACGGGCAGTATGTGGAGTGTTTACCCGCGACATCGCCGAGACAAAGGCCATGCAGGTCAACCAGTACGCCAGGGAAAGCCAGCATCCGCTACTCTGTGAAATCGAGAAGGACGGTTAA
- the cspD gene encoding cold shock domain-containing protein CspD has protein sequence MASGKVKWFNNAKGYGFINEDDKTDDLFAHYSAIQMDGYKTLKAGQPVSFDIIQGPKGLHAVNISAPVSATTPKEGVAQKSKRQLA, from the coding sequence ATGGCGAGCGGTAAGGTCAAGTGGTTCAACAATGCCAAGGGTTACGGCTTCATCAACGAAGACGACAAGACTGACGACCTATTTGCGCATTACTCGGCTATCCAAATGGATGGCTACAAGACACTAAAGGCAGGGCAACCGGTTTCCTTCGACATCATTCAGGGACCCAAGGGCTTGCACGCAGTGAATATCAGCGCTCCAGTCAGCGCCACTACCCCCAAAGAGGGCGTCGCTCAAAAATCAAAAAGACAACTGGCCTGA
- the icd gene encoding NADP-dependent isocitrate dehydrogenase: protein MGYKKIQVPAVGDKITVNADHSLNVPDNPIIPFIEGDGIGVDISPVMIKVVDAAVNKAYGGKRKISWMEVYAGEKATQVYDQDTWLPQETLDAVKDYVVSIKGPLTTPVGGGIRSLNVALRQQLDLYVCLRPVRWFEGVPSPVKKPGDVDMTIFRENSEDIYAGIEWKAGSPEAIKVIKFLKEEMGVTKIRFDQNCGIGIKPVSLEGTKRLARKALQYVVDNDRDSLTIVHKGNIMKFTEGAFKEWAYEVAAEEFGATLLDGGPWMQFKNPRTGKNVVVKDAIADAMLQQILLRPAEYDVIATLNLNGDYLSDALAAEVGGIGIAPGANLSDTVAMFEATHGTAPKYAGKDQVNPGSLILSAEMMLRHMGWTEAADLIIKGTNGAISAKTVTYDFHRLMDGAKLLSSSAFGDALISHM, encoded by the coding sequence ATGGGATACAAGAAGATTCAGGTTCCGGCAGTCGGCGACAAAATCACCGTCAATGCAGACCATTCTCTCAATGTTCCTGACAACCCGATCATCCCCTTCATCGAGGGTGACGGTATTGGCGTCGACATCAGCCCGGTGATGATCAAGGTGGTCGATGCAGCTGTTAACAAGGCTTATGGCGGCAAGCGCAAAATCTCCTGGATGGAGGTGTATGCCGGCGAAAAGGCCACCCAGGTTTACGACCAGGACACCTGGCTGCCCCAGGAAACCCTGGATGCGGTCAAGGACTACGTGGTTTCCATCAAGGGCCCGCTGACCACCCCAGTCGGTGGCGGTATCCGTTCGCTGAACGTTGCCCTGCGCCAACAGCTCGACCTTTATGTGTGCCTGCGCCCGGTGCGCTGGTTCGAAGGCGTGCCAAGCCCGGTCAAGAAGCCAGGCGATGTGGACATGACCATCTTCCGCGAGAACTCCGAGGATATTTACGCCGGCATCGAGTGGAAAGCCGGCTCCCCGGAAGCGATCAAGGTCATCAAGTTCCTGAAGGAAGAGATGGGCGTCACCAAGATCCGTTTCGACCAGAACTGCGGGATCGGCATCAAGCCGGTGTCCCTGGAAGGCACCAAGCGCCTGGCGCGCAAGGCCTTGCAGTATGTCGTGGATAACGACCGCGACTCGCTGACCATTGTGCACAAAGGCAACATCATGAAGTTCACCGAAGGTGCCTTCAAGGAATGGGCCTACGAAGTGGCGGCCGAAGAGTTCGGTGCGACCCTGTTGGATGGCGGCCCGTGGATGCAATTCAAGAACCCGCGCACCGGCAAGAATGTGGTGGTCAAGGACGCCATTGCCGACGCCATGCTCCAGCAGATCCTGCTGCGCCCGGCCGAATACGACGTGATCGCCACCCTTAACCTTAACGGTGACTATCTGTCCGACGCCCTGGCGGCGGAAGTGGGCGGTATCGGTATTGCGCCGGGCGCCAACCTGTCCGACACCGTGGCGATGTTCGAAGCCACCCACGGTACTGCGCCGAAGTATGCCGGCAAGGACCAGGTCAACCCGGGTTCGCTGATCCTGTCGGCGGAAATGATGTTGCGCCACATGGGCTGGACCGAAGCGGCCGACCTGATCATCAAGGGCACCAACGGCGCCATTTCGGCCAAGACCGTGACCTATGACTTCCACCGCTTGATGGACGGCGCCAAGTTGCTGTCGTCGTCGGCGTTCGGGGATGCGCTGATTTCGCATATGTAA
- a CDS encoding NADP-dependent isocitrate dehydrogenase, translating into MPTRSKIIYTFTDEAPALATYSLLPIVEAFTASADIAVETRDISLAARILASFPEQLGAKAVPDHLAELGDLAVTPEANIIKLPNISASTPQLQAAIKELQAQGYALPDYPETVTTDAEKETRARYDKVKGSAVNPVLREGNSDRRAPLSVKNYARKHPHKMGAWAADSKSHVAHMSNGDFYGSEKAVQIEGADAVKIELIAKDGTATVLKEKTSVQAGEIIDTAVLSKKALRSFIAAEIEDAKKQGVLLSVHLKATMMKVSDPIMFGQIVAEFYKDALAKHAVVLEQIGFNLNNGIGDLYARIKALPADQQAQIEADIQAVYAARPSLAMVNSDKGITNLHVPSDVIVDASMPAMIRDSGKMWGTDGQLHDTKAVIPDRCYATIYQAVIEDCKANGAFDPTTMGSVPNVGLMAKKAEEYGSHDKTFQIKADGVVRVTDSKGNLLMEQAVEAGDIFRMCQTKDAPIQDWVKLAVNRARASNTPAIFWLDPQRAHDGVVVEKVQAYLKDHNTEGLDIRIMSPVDAMKFTLERTRKGLDTISVTGNVLRDYLTDLFPIMELGTSAKMLSIVPLMNGGGLFETGAGGSAPKHVQQLVEENFLRWDSLGEFLALAASLEHLGVTYNNPKALVLSKTLDQATGQFLDNNKSPSRKVGNIDNRGSHFYLALYWAQALAAQSEDTALQAQFGELAKTLTANEATIVAELNAVQGKPVDIGGYYAPNAELTSKAMRPSATLNAAIAALV; encoded by the coding sequence ATGCCCACCCGCTCGAAGATCATCTACACCTTCACCGACGAAGCCCCAGCCCTCGCCACCTATTCACTGCTGCCTATCGTAGAGGCCTTCACCGCTTCCGCTGATATTGCCGTGGAAACCCGCGACATTTCCCTGGCCGCGCGCATCCTCGCAAGCTTCCCCGAGCAACTGGGCGCCAAGGCCGTGCCGGACCACCTCGCCGAACTGGGCGACCTGGCCGTTACCCCTGAAGCCAACATCATCAAGCTGCCGAACATCAGTGCCTCGACCCCTCAGCTGCAAGCTGCGATCAAGGAACTGCAGGCCCAGGGCTACGCCCTGCCGGACTACCCGGAAACCGTAACCACCGACGCGGAAAAAGAAACCCGTGCACGTTACGACAAGGTCAAGGGCAGCGCCGTGAACCCGGTACTGCGCGAAGGCAACTCCGACCGCCGCGCCCCGCTGTCGGTCAAGAACTACGCTCGCAAGCACCCGCACAAAATGGGTGCCTGGGCTGCCGACTCCAAGTCCCACGTTGCCCACATGAGCAACGGCGACTTCTACGGCAGCGAGAAAGCCGTTCAGATCGAAGGCGCTGATGCCGTCAAGATCGAACTGATCGCCAAGGACGGTACTGCTACCGTCCTGAAGGAAAAAACCAGCGTACAAGCTGGCGAGATCATCGACACCGCCGTGCTGAGCAAGAAAGCCCTGCGCAGCTTCATCGCCGCTGAAATCGAAGACGCCAAGAAACAAGGCGTGCTGCTGTCGGTTCACCTGAAAGCCACCATGATGAAGGTTTCCGACCCGATCATGTTCGGCCAGATCGTTGCCGAGTTCTATAAAGACGCGCTGGCCAAGCACGCTGTGGTGCTGGAGCAGATCGGCTTCAACCTGAACAACGGCATCGGCGACCTGTACGCTCGCATCAAGGCCCTGCCGGCCGATCAGCAAGCGCAGATCGAAGCCGACATCCAGGCGGTATACGCTGCTCGCCCTTCCCTGGCGATGGTCAACTCCGACAAAGGCATCACCAACCTGCACGTGCCGAGCGACGTCATCGTCGACGCATCGATGCCTGCCATGATCCGTGACTCCGGCAAGATGTGGGGCACCGACGGCCAGCTGCACGACACCAAGGCTGTGATCCCGGATCGCTGCTACGCCACTATCTACCAGGCAGTGATCGAAGACTGCAAGGCCAATGGCGCCTTCGACCCAACCACCATGGGCAGCGTGCCAAACGTTGGCCTGATGGCGAAAAAAGCCGAAGAGTACGGCTCCCACGACAAGACCTTCCAGATCAAGGCTGACGGCGTAGTCCGCGTCACCGACAGCAAGGGCAACCTGCTGATGGAACAGGCTGTTGAAGCCGGCGACATCTTCCGCATGTGCCAGACCAAAGACGCGCCGATCCAGGACTGGGTCAAACTGGCCGTCAACCGCGCCCGCGCCAGCAACACCCCGGCCATCTTCTGGCTGGACCCACAGCGCGCGCACGACGGCGTCGTGGTCGAGAAAGTTCAGGCTTACCTGAAAGACCACAACACCGAAGGCCTGGACATCCGCATCATGTCGCCGGTCGACGCGATGAAGTTCACCCTGGAGCGCACCCGCAAGGGCCTGGACACCATCTCGGTGACCGGCAACGTTCTGCGCGACTACCTGACCGACCTGTTCCCGATCATGGAACTGGGCACCAGCGCCAAGATGCTGTCGATCGTGCCACTGATGAACGGTGGCGGCCTGTTCGAAACCGGCGCTGGCGGCTCGGCTCCGAAGCATGTGCAGCAACTGGTTGAAGAGAACTTCCTGCGCTGGGATTCCCTGGGCGAGTTCCTGGCCCTGGCCGCATCCCTCGAGCATTTGGGTGTGACGTACAACAACCCGAAAGCCCTGGTGCTGTCCAAGACCCTGGACCAGGCCACCGGCCAGTTCCTCGACAACAACAAGTCGCCATCGCGCAAAGTCGGCAACATCGACAACCGCGGCAGCCACTTCTACCTGGCGCTGTACTGGGCTCAAGCCCTGGCGGCCCAGAGCGAAGACACTGCATTGCAAGCGCAGTTTGGCGAACTGGCCAAGACCCTGACCGCGAATGAGGCAACCATCGTTGCCGAGCTCAACGCTGTCCAGGGCAAGCCAGTGGACATCGGTGGCTACTACGCACCGAACGCCGAGCTGACCAGCAAGGCCATGCGCCCAAGCGCCACCCTCAACGCGGCAATCGCTGCGCTGGTGTAA
- a CDS encoding NUDIX hydrolase codes for MTWLPHITVATIVEDNGRFLMVEELKGGRAVLNQPAGHLDPNETLTEAAVRETLEETGWDVEATGIVGIYLYTAPSNGVTYQRVCFIAKALQHHPDYPLDDGILRARWLTRDELMALREDWRSELIIRCIDDYLAGQRHSLELIRPSL; via the coding sequence ATGACCTGGCTACCTCACATCACCGTCGCCACCATCGTCGAAGACAACGGCCGCTTCCTGATGGTCGAAGAACTCAAGGGCGGCCGCGCCGTGCTCAACCAGCCCGCCGGCCACCTCGACCCGAACGAAACCCTGACCGAGGCCGCCGTGCGCGAAACCCTCGAAGAGACCGGCTGGGACGTCGAAGCCACCGGGATTGTCGGGATTTACCTGTACACCGCTCCCAGCAATGGCGTGACCTATCAGCGCGTATGCTTCATCGCCAAGGCCCTGCAACACCACCCGGACTACCCACTGGACGACGGTATTCTGCGCGCCCGCTGGCTGACCCGTGACGAATTGATGGCCCTGCGCGAAGACTGGCGCAGCGAGCTGATCATCCGCTGCATCGACGATTATCTGGCCGGCCAGCGCCACAGCCTCGAATTGATCCGCCCTTCTCTTTAG
- the mnmA gene encoding tRNA 2-thiouridine(34) synthase MnmA yields the protein MRDPAPSDTQKKRVIVGMSGGVDSSVSAVLLMEQGYEVEGLFMKNWEEDDGTEYCTAMDDLADAQAVCDKIGIKLHTANFAAEYWDNVFEHFLAEYKAGRTPNPDILCNREIKFKAFLDYAMILGADLIATGHYVRRRDIDGRTELLKGLDANKDQSYFLHAVGGEQIAKTLFPVGELEKPEVRAIAEKHGLATAKKKDSTGICFIGERRFSDFLKQYLPAQPGEIKTTEGEIIGRHHGLMYHTIGQRQGLGIGGLKDAGEEPWYVLVKDLEHNELIVGQGNDHPWLFSRALLASDIYWVNPVDLSSPRRLTAKVRYRQSDQPCTLEKTATGYRATFDDPQRAVTPGQSVVFYDGEICLGGGVIEVAEPWSSQA from the coding sequence ATGCGTGATCCAGCCCCTTCTGACACACAAAAGAAGCGCGTCATCGTCGGTATGTCCGGCGGCGTGGATTCTTCCGTTTCCGCCGTTCTGCTCATGGAGCAGGGTTATGAGGTGGAAGGCCTGTTCATGAAGAACTGGGAAGAAGACGATGGAACGGAATATTGCACCGCCATGGACGACCTGGCGGATGCCCAGGCCGTCTGCGACAAAATCGGCATCAAGCTGCACACCGCCAACTTCGCCGCCGAGTACTGGGACAACGTGTTCGAGCACTTCCTGGCCGAATACAAGGCCGGCCGCACGCCGAACCCGGACATCCTGTGTAACCGCGAGATCAAGTTCAAGGCGTTCCTCGACTACGCGATGATCCTCGGTGCCGATCTGATTGCTACTGGCCACTACGTGCGCCGTCGCGACATCGATGGCCGCACCGAACTGCTCAAGGGCCTGGACGCCAACAAGGACCAGAGCTACTTCCTGCACGCCGTCGGCGGCGAACAGATCGCCAAGACACTGTTCCCGGTGGGCGAGCTGGAAAAGCCCGAAGTGCGCGCCATTGCCGAGAAACACGGCCTGGCCACCGCCAAGAAGAAGGATTCCACCGGGATCTGCTTTATCGGCGAGCGCCGTTTCAGCGACTTCCTCAAGCAGTACCTGCCGGCGCAACCGGGCGAGATCAAGACCACCGAAGGCGAGATCATCGGCCGTCACCACGGCTTGATGTACCACACCATCGGCCAGCGCCAGGGCCTGGGCATCGGCGGCTTGAAAGACGCCGGCGAAGAGCCGTGGTACGTGCTGGTCAAGGACCTGGAGCACAACGAGCTGATCGTGGGCCAGGGCAATGACCACCCATGGCTGTTCTCCCGCGCCCTGCTGGCCTCGGACATCTACTGGGTCAACCCGGTGGACCTCAGCAGCCCGCGCCGCCTGACGGCCAAAGTGCGCTATCGCCAGAGCGACCAGCCCTGCACGCTGGAAAAAACCGCCACCGGCTATCGCGCCACCTTCGACGACCCGCAGCGCGCCGTAACGCCCGGCCAATCGGTAGTGTTCTATGACGGAGAGATTTGCCTGGGGGGCGGTGTGATCGAAGTTGCCGAACCCTGGAGCAGCCAGGCATGA
- the hflD gene encoding high frequency lysogenization protein HflD, with amino-acid sequence MSPTQEQLTALGGVFLAAVLVDKIAKTGQVTEAGLTCMLGSLLIRDPKDTLEVYGGDDLALREGYRALVGALERDPSTLQREPLRYALSMLGLERQLAKRDDLLDTIGKRLPQIQSQVEHFGPAHENVIAACGALYQDTLSTLRQRIQVHGDMRNLQQPNNASKIRALLLAGIRSARLWRQLGGHRWQLVVSRRKLLKELYPLMRNE; translated from the coding sequence ATGAGCCCGACCCAGGAGCAACTGACGGCACTGGGCGGCGTGTTTCTCGCCGCGGTGCTGGTGGACAAGATCGCCAAGACCGGCCAGGTCACCGAGGCAGGCCTGACCTGCATGCTCGGCAGCCTGCTGATCCGCGACCCGAAGGACACCCTGGAAGTGTACGGCGGCGACGACCTGGCCCTGCGCGAAGGTTATCGCGCACTGGTCGGCGCCCTCGAGCGCGACCCAAGCACCTTGCAGCGCGAGCCGCTGCGCTACGCCCTGTCGATGCTCGGCCTGGAGCGCCAATTGGCCAAGCGCGACGACCTGCTGGACACCATCGGCAAGCGCCTGCCGCAGATCCAGTCCCAGGTCGAGCATTTTGGCCCGGCCCACGAAAACGTGATCGCAGCCTGTGGCGCCCTGTACCAGGACACCCTGAGCACCTTGCGCCAGCGGATCCAGGTGCACGGCGATATGCGCAACCTGCAACAACCAAACAACGCCTCGAAAATCCGCGCCCTGCTGTTGGCCGGTATTCGTTCGGCGCGGTTATGGCGCCAATTGGGCGGTCATCGCTGGCAGTTGGTGGTCAGCCGACGCAAATTGCTGAAAGAGCTTTACCCGTTGATGCGCAACGAATAA